TATCCCCATCATAAAGAACAACACCACAAATAAAATCATCATGACTGGTTCGTAGGCGTCTTAAACCCTTAAAATCTGTTCGGTTTACACTGGAAGAAGCCTTAACCTCAACCCCACAGAGTGCTTTCCCATTTTTCTCAATTACAAAATCAACTTCTACTTTATCCTTGTCTCGATAATGGAAAAAGCGAAAAGTTGAATCTGCCCAGTATGACTGCCTCCGCAATTCCTGGTTCACGAAGCTTTCCAGGATTTGACCATATAGTGTTCGATCCTTTTTAAGCTTCATTTTATCAACACCCAGTAATGCTCCGGCTAAACCGGTATCAGTAATGTGAATCTTGGGTGTTTTGACCAGTCTCTTAAGCCGGTTATTATGCCAGGCCGGTAGCATTTCAATCAGAAAGATTTGCTCAAGCAAGGTCAGGTATGCTTTAATAGTTGGGCGACTGCGTTCGAAAAAGCCGGCTAACTTGCTCACGTTCACTAGGCAGGCTGTTTGACCTGCAACAGCCTGAAGTAATTCGGGGATTGCTTCCAGAGAGTGTATGTTCGAAAGCTCTTTAATATCTCTCAGGGTTAATGCATCAATATATTGTAATTGCCACGTCCGCTGTCGTTTGAAGGACGATCTCGTCAAAACGGGAGGAAATCCACCAGCCAGGAGACGGTCAATTAAATCATCCCCAAGTCGTTTACTCGGGCGCATGGAGAAACTGCCGCTGAAGAGTTGCTCAATGAAGCTGGTTTTAAGTCCGGATTGTTCGATTTCTACTTGGGTCAATGGAGCTAGACGAATCACTTCCATTCTTCCTGCCAATGAATCTGCCAGCTTGGGAATGAGCATGATATTTGCGGATCCCGTCAGTATAAACCGACCGGGTTGACGATTCTGGTCAACAAGGGTTTTGATGGATGTGAATAACTCAGGTACACGCTGAATTTCATCGAGTACAACCCATATCGGTAATTCTGTGCAGAACCCAACAGGATCTTCTCTTGCGGCACGAAGTAGGTTATCATCATCAAAACTCAAGTATTGATGTCCGTGCTTTGCAGCCACTATTTGGGCTAAGGTTGATTTACCGCATTGTCTGGGACCGTGAATGATAACAACCGGTGTGTCTGCAAGTGCTTCTTCCAATGAGATCAGAATGTACCGCGGAATAATTCTTTGTGTCAGCATAGTGCCAATCTATAATTCTTATCGTCTAATTGCAAGAAATATGGCGTCCAATTGCAAGAATAATAGCGTCTGATTTCAATTAAACCAGTTTTCAGCGCAGCCAAACTGGTTTCAGGGGACGTTATGGGGGAGTCTAAACCTGTTTGATCGCTGCGCGCTTGAAAACAGGTTTAAGCATCAAGAGAAGACCATTCGTGGTGCCCCCAGGCCGATAACAAAGTTTGTCACTTTTCCGACTCCTTTTACTCAAACAAAAGCTATCTTGAATCAATTTTCTGAAAGGAAATATTGTGCATAAAAAATTTGTGATCATCGGGGGCGATGCGGCCGGCATGAGTGCTGCCAGTAAGATTAAACGTATGCGTCCAGATGCTGAATTAGTGGTTTTTGAAAAAGGTGAATTTATTAGTTATGCCGCTTGTGGAATGCCCTACTGGATTAGTGGTGTCATTGATGATGGTGATAAACTGCAGGTTCTCACTCCCCAAATCGCCAGGGAAAAGCGAGGAATTGATGTTCGGATCTGGCATGAAGTCAAGAAAATTGATCCTGAAAATAACCGGATAAGCGTGGTCGATCTCAAAACTGGTGAAAAATTTGAAGAGTCTTATGATGCCCTGCTAATTGCTACAGGCGCACGAGCAGTATCTCCTAATATTCCCGGTGTTGAACTTGAAGGTGTTTTTACCCTGAGAAATCTGGCTGAGGGATATATAATTAAAAACTATCTTGCAGATAATGAAATTAAGCATGCCACCATTATTGGAGGAGGATATATCGGTCTGGAAATGGCTGAAGCTTTCCGTCATCGCAATATCAAAGTGAGTATGCTGATTGGTCGTCTTGCTCGTACTTTTGATGAGGATATTCTGGAAAAGATAGCTGACCATATCATTGAAAAAGGAGTGGACCTTCAGCGTGACAATAAAGCTGTCAGCATAGAAAAAGCCGCAGACCAACTACTTGTCAAAACATTAAGTGGTGATGTTAAAACCGATATTGTGATTTTGTCAACCGGGGTTAAGCCTAATTCTGAAATGGCTGAAGAGGCCGGGATCGTTCTGGGAAAAAGTGGTGCCATTACCATTAACAGTAATATGCAAACCAGTATCCCTAACATCTATGCAGCTGGTGATTGTGTTGAACATAAACATCAGATTCTAGAAGAAGATGTTTGGATTCCCCTGGCCACATCTGCCAATAAAGGCGGACGGGTGGCTGGCGAAAATATGGCGGGTAAACCAATTAGTTTCCCGGGAATATTGGGTACAGCCGTGGTCAAGGTTTTTGATTATACCATGGCCCAAACCGGTCTTGCCCAAAAACAGGCTGAGATGATAACCAAGTATGGTGAGATCAGCACAACAATGATCACCAGTGAAAGTCGAGCTCACTATTACCCCGGATCAACTCCCGTAACTATCAAACTGGTGGTCGAAAAGTCATCCAAACGCCTTTTGGGTGCTCAAATAATCGGGAAAGCTGATGTAGCCAAAAGAGTTGATGTTCTAGCAACAGCCATCACAGCTAAAATGACTGTGGAAGATATCGGCATGTTGGATCTGACCTATGCACCGCCGATCTCTCCGGTTTATGATCCTATTCATGTGGCTGCTAATGTGGCTAATAAGTAACAAGTAACGGGTGACGAGTAACAAGTTTCAAATTTCAAAGGACTGTAAATGATAAATAAAGAAATGCTCATTGAAGATCTGGTTCAGGAATATCCCAAGCTTATTGGCCCTCTGAAAGTGGAAGGCATTGTTTGTCTAGCCTGTGGTGAAGCAGTGTGGGGTACTCTCGAAGCCCAGGCTGCTGAAAAAGGGATCACCAATATTGATGAGATTGTAGATCGTATGAATCTGATTCTGGATGAGGCAACTGACAAGCCCGAGCCCGCCCCTACACAAATTAAAATTGATCCAGCAACTCTGTCCTGAGTAAAGGAATAGCATTCTTGATGACAGGAACTATGTTTTACGCCACCAATTTCTATATTGTTGGTACTAACAGAAATTAACAACTAAAGGTATATATTGTGTCTGAAATAAAAATACAACAACTCAAGGGCGCTTCATTTGCTGCCAGAGGTCCATCCGGTCACTGGGTAATGATGGATGGAAACGAAAAAGCAGGGGGTGTAGATGGCGCTAGCCGACCTATGGAAATGCTCCTTTTTGGTCTAGGCGGCTGTACAGCTGTTGATGTGGAAGTCATCCTGAAAAAAATGAAAGTCCCTGTGGAAAATATTGAAATTGATATTACAACAGAACGGGCTGATGAACATCCTAAGGTTTATACAAAAATAGAAATGATTTTTCACTTTTATGGAAAAAATCTCAATCAAAAGAAAATAGAGAAGGCCGTTAGTCTTTCTAAAAATACGTATTGTTCAGCCAGTGCCATGTTGGGTAAAACCGCTGAGATCACGGCAATTATCGAGAACCACAATACAGCATGATCCACCGCCTGGCAGCTTATTCGCTTATCCTGCTGGGGATTGGCGGTACCATCTATATGGGTGTTGAGGGCATCTATGGAGACAGCTATGAGATTCCCTTCCTGAAGATTGAGTCATTCAACCGGCAGCTTAATGATTCAAGCGCATTTATTTTAGTCGATGTACGAACAGAACAAGAGATTATAGCTGCACCGGCACCCTGGGAGAGAACCATCCATATCCCGCTTCTGATGTTAGAGGAAAGGTGTCTCGAATTGACCGAATACAAGAACCAGCAGATCATGCTGCTCTGTCCTACTGGAAATCGGTCTCGACAGGGTGCGCGCATACTACAATTAGCCGGGTTTAACGCGGTTTATCTGGAAAATGGTATGTTGGGAATAAATCGATAGTTACAAAGAGGACGATCTTGCGCGCAAAGCGTTGTATTGAGTTCATCGAAATGACGCGGAGTGTTGATATATATGGATTTAGGCTTATTCGCAATATGTGGTTGTATTTAATGGTTTTAGGGCACATTTTATGAATTCTCAGATACTTCTAGCGGTTTCGTCAAAGAGGGTAAGTGACGAGTGACAGGTGACAGGTGACGAGTGATATCTTCGCGTATTCTTTTGTCTCAGTGACTTCGTGGCTACAAAGAAAGAGCTTATGAATAAAAAGTATATAAAAATGTTATCAGGTCTAGGGATTGGATCACTCCTTGGGTTTGCTTATTACTACTATATTGGTTGCGCATCCGGTACCTGTGCGATTACCTCGAATCCGTATATCAGTACTGCATATGGAGCAATGATCGGGTTGATTTTTGTCTGGCCGGAAAAAGAAAAGAAAACCAGAAGTGAAGAAAGCAATATTGAAAATGCCAATTAAAATACTTTTACTTATCTTATTAATCGTGCCCTCTTGTCTGATGGCTCAAACTAACAATTTTGAATTTATTCAGCACGATACAGCCTATGTGGGTAGCGAGGATTTTATTGTTCAACACGGTGAAGTCTTTAATCTTTCAGATACTGATCTACTTCTCACAGTCACTAGAGTAGAGCATCAAAAACCAGCAACATGGAGCAGCTCTTTCTGCTTTAATGGACACTGCTTGCCGCCTTTCTTGAATGTTGACACCTCGGTTGTGTCCGTAGGTGATACAGCCGCTTTCAGCCTGGATACTTTTCCAAATGGGGAAGTGGGTGTCGGTTCCTGGACCATCTTTGTCGCTGATTCGGCTACCATGGAAGTTGATTCTGTTCACATCACGCTGGAGTATGTTACCGTATCGATCGATGATAACCCAGTCGCCCCCCGGACCTTTAACTTGTCCAATATTTACCCTAATCCCACCAATGCCTGGATCAATTTTAATTTTAATGTTGAGCGATCAGGTGCTTACTCCATCATTCTCTACGCCCTGGATGGGAGAGCGGTTGCTGCTCGCGACTACTCACTGCAGGCCGGGAATAATCATTTGCAGTGGGGTTTAGGTACTCTGCCATCCGGTAGCTACATCATCAGTGCCACGAGTGAAGGACAAAAGGTTTCCCGCCAGCTTGTGGTGATCAAATGATGCGGATATTACCACTATTATTAATTGTTACGCTTGGTTTTGGGCAGGAAAAAAGTCTACCCCAGGTCAAGCTGAAAGATCTTAAAAATAAAACTCAGAATATGGATAAGGTTCTGGACGGAAAGCTGACTCTGATCAATTTTTGGGCAACCTATTGTGTACCCTGTAGAAAAGAGATGAAGCATCTCAATCGGATCAGTGAGACCTACGCAGATCAGAATGTTCAGGTGGTCGGCATTTCTATTGATGATTCACGCACAGTGGGGCGAGTCAAATCAATGGTGAGATCACAAAAGCTGAAATACACAATCTTGTTGGACACTGAACAAAAACTTTATAAGAATTTCAATACTTCAGCAATGCCTTTTTCAATTCTGGTGACTCCCAGCGGGCAGATCGTCTGGCAGCATACAGGCTATATCCCTGGTGATGAAGCCGAAATGGAAGCTGAGATTCAAAAAGCATTGAAGCTTCAGCAAAAGGACTGATCTGCATCTTTGTTGACCTTTCTGCGAATAATCCTGGTAATTAGCATCCCGCTCGGTCTCTGGGCTGGGGGTGTCTCCTGGAATATTGGGATCCTCACCGACCTGGGCCGGGGTGAGCAGATTGGTCTGGACTACGATTACACCGAGACTTTCCTAAGTGGATCGATGGAATTCGGATCCTGGTATATTGATACCAGATTTGAATACAGTGATCCACCTGAGTATGGTTTTCAATTTCAGGGGCTCGACCGTTTTCTCTTGAGATACAACAGTGATAACTGGTTACTGGAGTTCGGAGACATATCAGCTGTTTTTGGTCGTGGATTGGCACTGAACCTCTACGAAGATCAAGCCATGGATTTTGACAATCAGATCAAAGGTCTTCGTTTAACCACAGGTTTATGGGGTGATCATGAGCTTGATGTGCTTGCCGGTGTAAATGAAGCCTATCATTTTTATTCTCCCAGTTCAGATCTTCGTGAACCAGATGGTAGAGCAGCTTATGAACTGGTTGGGGCAGCTGGAACAATCAATGGTCAATCCGGATTCTGGACCGGAGTTCCTTACCTGATCGGGAGTCGCATTCGATCAGACTATCTTTGGCGTGAGATTGATGCTGAGATTGGTGGCATCAGTGTTAATACGGTAAAACAGACCCAACACGTGATTCAGAGTGGCTGGGGACAGTCTCTTTATGCTGATTCCTGGGATATTTACCTCGAGTACAATCGCACCTGGAAGGCTTTTGATTACCCATTGGTCTCTCAGAATATTTTTCAAACTGAAAATGGTGTGGTGCTTCAGAATAGTTCTCAGGACTACACGACCTCAGGACAAGCTTTGAACCTTCAGCTCAACTGGTTTCCACAATGGTTTACTGCCATGTTTGAATACAAGCGGTATCTGAATGGTCCGGAATCTGCCGCTGATAAACGAGATCCATTGCTGCTGGCAAGTAAACCCCTGCCCTGGCAGTTGGGTCCCACTGGTATTCGTCAACACGATATCAGTCTTTTGGGGAATGTCACCCACCCGGTTGATTATGGTGATGAATTAGGGTGGAATCTTGAATTGCAGCGGCTCATAAATGATGAATGGTCATTGATCCTGAATGCTGCTCAAACCTCACAGGCTCGGGATAACCGTGACTTGGATCAGTCACCAGGAATTATTCCGAAACAGGACATAACCCAAAATCCCTGGCAGGAATATTTTTTTGAAATCGAATACTCTGGAGAAGCGCTTTCTCAACGGCTGTTCATTGCCTATACACGTTCGATCCTGAGTGGGGCTTCTGCAGCTGAGATTCTTAACCATTACACAGTTGTTCCGGCATACCTGTCGTGGCACCCTGATAATAACCTGGTGCTTTCCAGCGTGATCGAACTTCAACATTCTGTTGTCACTGGGGAAGATTATAGTGGAGGATCAATTGAGGGTCATGAGTTCCTGAGCACCCATATTATTGGCAGTATCGATCTAAAACACAAGTATTCGGCTTCTGTGATTTGGGATAGCAGTGATGACCCAAATCTTATTAGTGGGGTTCCTGAAACTCAGCATTGGATCAGTGGGGAGTTGTCATTAAAACCCATCGATGGTCTCTGGATTCGTGCTTCTTATGGCAAAGAAAAGGGTGGTGTCCGTTGTACAGGTGGCGTTTGCCGGATTCTTAATCCGTTTGAGGGTTTTCGTATGACTATGGAATGGCGGCTATGAGATTTAATTTTGGATTGTACAGTAATGCTCTGTCATTTGTATTCTCTATTGGAGAAAACGCTGCCCGTCTCTCTATGCAGCTTGTAGGGGCGATGCCGGATAGTGAAGACTCAAGTCGAAGGAATTCTGTCTTACCACTCAGCTTTGGCAGGAGAAAATTTACAGCGTTATTATCCACTGGCTGGATAGCAAAGATGTTACTCATTTCATCTTTCCTGCTCTGGTCATGTGAGTGGACCCCAGATCAAGTTGAGATCGACCGGGAAAGCCACTATGTCTCATTGAATATTGCTTTGGGAGATACGGTAGATTTCCCAATAGCTGGTTATGATCTTAGTATGGAAGCCATCACTATTCCAGATGTGATCTCAGTAACACTGTTGGACCCTGAAAAGGTCATGCTAACTGGAATTGGGTTAGGGGAAACTCAACTCACGATCCGGTATCTGATCCCAATGGTAGAAGATTCAGTTAATGCAGCAAGGGCGATCATTTACCTGGATGTAACGGTTTCAGATGGCATTCCTCTCGAGCTGATCCTGGGTCAACAGCAGGTGATCTTTATGGCAGACCACTTGTCCGCAGATCAGATCGAACAAATTGATTCCATATCGGTACAGTTACCAGATGATCAGATTGGTGCTGAAATGGAAGTGAATATTAGCGGTACAAGTATCTGCCTGTTGAGTAAAGCACCTGGTAATCAACGGTTGGAGGTGGTCACTTTTGATAGTCTGGGTTTACAGATAACACCTTTGCTGTTTGAGACTCAGACCAGCATTCGAAAAAAAGTTTTGGGGGAGTTATTCACAAATGCCGGTTGTGCCGGATGTCCAGATGCAAATGACAATTTAGATGAAGTGTTTGAACTCTTTCCTGAGAATCTGACCATGATCAGATATCACCTCTCCTGGCCAGGTGTGGATCCCATGTACACCTACAACCCGGGTCCAGTCGATACTCGATACTACACCTATTCACCACCATATATGATTGCACCTACCCTGGTAATGGATGGTGTATCACAGGGGGGAGATGTGAGTGTGAGCGGCTGGTCTGCCACCCTCAACAACTTTATAAGTACAGGCTCAGATATCCATATCTGGGAACCTGATCTGATGACGTCAATTGACAGCCTGTTTTTAGATATCAGGATCCAGAATTTTGGTGCAACGGTCAATAACCTGATCTGCTGGTCTGTTTTAACTGAGGATAGCATATACTATGCTGGAACCAATGGTGAATCAAATCACATGCAGGTCATGCGTGATATGATCTCAACGGAGGTTGCTGAGATCAACGATGAGATAACTATTTCGCATAGTTTGAAACTACCGCCGGAGTATGCAGTAACCGAAAATTTTCACATCGTAACATTTCTTCAAGATTTGGATACAAAGCAAATCTTGCAAACTGCAGATCAAACAATTCNNNNNNNNNNNNNNNNNNNNNNNNNNNNNNNNNNNNNNNNNNNNNNNNNNNNNNNNNNNNNNNNNNNNNNNNNNNNNNNNNNNNNNNNNNNNNNNNNNNNCTAGTTAAACTGCTTGCCGTTCATTGATTTTAGAAAAGCGGCGATCTTGGCAGCTTCCGGTTCTGAGATCTGCATCATGAGTTGCATGTCGCCCATCATAATGATGGTCTCTTCTAAACTGGCGACACCGCCATCATGAAAATAAGGACCCGTCAGGGCAACGTTTCTCATTGAGGGTACTTTAAACATAAACTTGTCTTGCTCCTGACCAGTGACTTCAAAGCGTCCTTCATCAGCAAGATTCTTATAGGGTTTAATCAAACCATTTTTCTGGTACATATTTCCGCCCAGCATGGAACCCATGTGACAAGTGATACAGGCTTTACCCATAAAGAGCTCAAGGCCTTCAACTTCGGTTTTGCTCATGGCTTTGAGATCACCTCTCAGGAAATCATCAAAGCGATCGTGGGTTACCAGCGTACGTTCAAAGGCAGCGATGGCTTCAGTGATATTCTCAAAATTGATTGATCCTGCTCCAAAGGCAGCTGTAAACAGTGCATCATATTCTTTAAGAGCCTTAATATTTGTGACAGCTGTTGCTGAATCTGGAATAGCCATTTCGGCTGGATTGAGAATGGGGCCACCGGCCTGTTCATTCAGGTCAGCTGCGCGGCCATCCCAAAATTGGGTGAAATGAAACCCGGCATTGAAGACTGTCGGAGAGTTTCGAGGTCCTGGAATACCATTGGTGCCGTCCGAGGTTGGCATATTATCAACACCGGCGGTGCTAATATCGTGACAGGTGTTACAGGACATCTCATCTGTATTTGAAAGGGCTGTCTCAAAGTACAGTTTTTCGCCCAATGTTATAAGTGCTGGAGTATCGTTTTCGGATCCGGGCATTTTATCCGGCACGACAGCAAACATGGGTTTGGCTTTTTCCAGGATACCCTGTTGATAGCTAAGGTCTTCTTTGACTTCTTGCTTTGGGGTCTCTCCCTTACCACCACACTGTACCATGAAGAGCATCATCATTGTAGCCAGCCCGAGAATAAAAATCTTTTTCATAAATGTTTCCCTTTTAGTTATGTTGCGATCATATCTGCTAAAGCACAATAAGATATTTAAGCAATTATGAAATGCATGACAATAATGACCAAAAATCTATTGCTGGGCAGTAGTTTAAGGGTGCTGGCCGATACTGCCAAATCAAATACAGTATCATTCTTTTACGGGAATCGCTTGCCTAGGTAATCTCTACAAAGACTGATCAGCACTTTTTTCTGATATTTAGAGTTAATTCTACCGTTGTCACAAACCTCCGCTTGCAGATGCAGCTTCGGTTTCTATATTACATACCGACCAGTCGGTATGTTGATATATCAAGAGCAGAAGGTTCACAATGACAGAGAGAAGACCTAGTTCAGAACGTAGGAAGGAAATACTTGAAGCAGCTCTTACCATATTTGTAAAGAAGGGTTACTCTGATGCCAGAATGGATGATATTGTTCAAGAGATCGGCCTGAGTAAAGGAGCGATCTACTATCATTTTCAAAGCAAACGTGACTTGTTCATTGCGCTCATAGAACATTGGATGGATCAGTTTGATGCTATCGAAAGAAGTGGCGGATTGAAAGCGAAACCATCAGGAGTGATCATCAAAAAGATTGCCCGATTTACAGCCAAGATCTTCCAGCGGAACCCAAACTGGTTTCTTGTAGAACCCGAAATATGGGCCTTTGCCAATCGCGACAAACAGATCAAGGAATTAGCTAGTCAACTGTATTCCCGGGTAATCGCAGTATTTGAAAGTTTGATCGAGCGTGGGATCGAATATGGTGAATTTAATAAAGTCAATTCGCGGCTGGTTGCCTTGTCCATCATGACATCACTACATGGAATGATCTGGTTTGTGCTCTTTCAGCCTGAAGACTTTTCGCTGGAAGATTATGTAGACCTAAACATGGAATGTATTCTGAGCAGCATTGTTGTTCAGAAAAAGAAATAACCGCAAAGTGCGCGGAGAACGTAGAGTGTTTTGTAAAAAAAAGCTGGGACATCAAACATTTTTTTTAGCATTGTCTTTTCAAATTTGGCAGTTTTCATGGTAAACAGAAACAAATTTATAATAAGGAGAGAAAAATGAAAAAGGGTGGCGCATTCCTAACCACACCCTTTGGTGTAGATGAGATTTTCACCAGAGAAAAATGGTCTGATGATCAAAAAGAGTTCTTTGAAGTAATCCGGAGTTTTTCTTCGGAAGTTATCGCACCCAGGGTAGATGATATTGAAAAACTCGATGAAAAGTTAACCCGTGATCTTATGACTCAAATGGGAGAAATGGGAATCCTGGGCATGGATGTTCCTGAGAAATACGGTGGTATGGGCCTGGATAAAACCGCTGCTGCATTAGCACTGGAAGCCATGGGGGAAAGTGAAAGCTCATCATTTATGGTGACTGTCACTGATCATACCGGAATTGGTCTTTTGCCCATACTCTGGTATGGTACTGATGAGCAAAGAGAAAAGTATATCCCCAAAATGATGACCGGGGAATGGATGAGTTCATATGCTCTTACCGAGCCCGGTGCAGGTTCAGATGCCTTAAATGGTACTGCTACAGCAAAGCTTAATGATGAGGGCACTCATTATATTCTGAATGGTGTAAAGCAGTTCATTACCAATGGGAGCTGGGCCGATATCAGTATTGTTTTTGCTAAAGTGGATGGTAAAAAAATGACGGCATTTGTCATGGATCAGGAAACTACTGGCTGGGATCGCGGTGTCGAAGAGCACAAATTGGGTATCAAAGGCTCATCAACCACTAATTTTATACTAAAAGATTGTAAGGTAGCAGTTGAAAATGTTATTGGAGGTGTTGGTAAAGGCGCTGCGGTTGCTTTTAACTGTCTTTATATCGGACGACTGAAGCTGGGCGCCGTTACCATGGGTGGTGCAAAGCAAAACATCAAATTTGCTTTGGACTATGCTAAAGAGCGTCATCAGTTTGCTCGGCCCCTAACAGCTTTTGGTATGATGCAACGAAAATTTGCTGATATGGTTATTCGCTGTTATGAAGCAGATTCAATTACTTATCAATCCACTGGTTCTATTGATGCCGGAGTTGAACAGTTTTCGGAGGATGATCCTGAATATTATAATCACTTATATGCTGTAATTGAAGACCACGCAATTGAGAATAGCACCAATAAAATTTTCTCATCTGAAGTGCTTTGGATTAATGCAGATGATGGCTTACAGATATTTGGCGGTTATGGTGTTTCTGAAGAATATCCCATGGCCCGTGCTTTGCGTGATGAACGAGTAAATCGTATTTTTGAAGGTACTAATGAGATAAATAA
The sequence above is a segment of the Candidatus Neomarinimicrobiota bacterium genome. Coding sequences within it:
- a CDS encoding acyl-CoA dehydrogenase family protein, which gives rise to MKKGGAFLTTPFGVDEIFTREKWSDDQKEFFEVIRSFSSEVIAPRVDDIEKLDEKLTRDLMTQMGEMGILGMDVPEKYGGMGLDKTAAALALEAMGESESSSFMVTVTDHTGIGLLPILWYGTDEQREKYIPKMMTGEWMSSYALTEPGAGSDALNGTATAKLNDEGTHYILNGVKQFITNGSWADISIVFAKVDGKKMTAFVMDQETTGWDRGVEEHKLGIKGSSTTNFILKDCKVAVENVIGGVGKGAAVAFNCLYIGRLKLGAVTMGGAKQNIKFALDYAKERHQFARPLTAFGMMQRKFADMVIRCYEADSITYQSTGSIDAGVEQFSEDDPEYYNHLYAVIEDHAIENSTNKIFSSEVLWINADDGLQIFGGYGVSEEYPMARALRDERVNRIFEGTNEINKLIISGIVLKKAILEELPIREQVIALGDDWMPVVEIPVDHPLEQEIKAVELGRGIVLKTLDELILKHGQDFKNTQFEIEAFANMVIAQQVIFSVLRRYLQLDKSYPRRDVVYSVVKVSVLRNLEIIVSNAKNILRHILDETDRIAKLSKLDKTLADLAYHADVIKEQENVFKLLLKRGKYPLND